tgtgtaccaggGGGCTCTGCTCCTAATTAAATTTGCCATTTAACTAAGCTGGGAGCCAGCAGCCCGTCCCTTGGGTCCACATGTTTCCAAAGAGCAGACTGAGGCTCAAAGCCTAGACCACTTGCCCCGTGTCCTAGGACTGAAGAATCTGATTGAAACCAGCTGTTAGACTTCAGGTCCCTGCTTTTCACTGGGGACATAACCTTCCAAGGGGATTGTAAAGCCTGTGTCCCAACACTTCAGGATCCCCCAAATctgaccccagcccccacatgcCCAACTCTGCACTGGCAGGGGCCCAGTATCTGAGCCCTGAGAACATGCCCCTCTGACCAGCCCCTCCAGTGCCTTCAGTGTCCGGTTGAGCTGGCCCTGGGCAGGCGTCCCCTCAAAAGATCCCATGCCTGCAGGAGGCATTGGAGACCTGGGCAATCTGGGACACAGGCTCTGGCAGGAATCCACCTGTAAGACGACACCCAGCGACTGTCGGGATTTATGGCCAGTCACAGCCCCAGATAGGGGAGGGAGAGTAGAGGCCACGGGGCCGTCTGATCCCCATGGCCATTGGCTCTAGGTGACCGCCACCTCTTCCTCCATCCTGGGCATCAAGGGTGCAGAAACACAAGAGTCATCCGATTCGGGCCAGGGCCAGCAGGTGTTTATTAAGTCCCTGGGCGGTGCCGGGTCAGGCCAGCACTCAGAGAGCCCCCAAACTGGGAAGACAAAGCCAGATGTGGCCAGGACACCGCCAGAGGAGGAATCCGGGGACCAAGGGATGCGGGAAATGGAGCATCGGCATCCAGGGAGGGCGGGTGTGGGCGCAGGTCAGGAGGCTGCCAAGTGCCCTGGGCGTGGGCACGAGTGGGAACCCTGGGGTCTTGGCCACCCACCCCGGCGCCAGGCCTCACGGGGACCCCGACACCTCCAGCAGCATCCGGCCCCTCAGGGCGTCAGGCCCAGCACAGCGCGTGTCATTCTGGGAGAACATCCTGTGCTTGTTGGCCACCAGCCAGCGACGGAGGTCATCCAGGTTTTGGTCGCAGACCCAGGGGTTGCCCGAGATGTCAAAGCCGTCCCCCATGTCCCTGGAGGGCATTCCTAGGGATTCCCAGAGCCCTCTGGGCACGCTGGACAGCAGGTTGTTGGAGAGGTCCAGCATGTCCAGCTCCTTCAGGTTGTGGAAGGCGCCGGCAGCCACCGTGGTCAGCCTGTTGTCACCCAGGAAGAGGTAGCGCAGGGCCGGCTGCTGTGCCAGCAGACGCTCTCCAAGGACCTGCAGCCGGTTCTCCTCCAGGTGCAGCCGCTCCAAGCGCCGCGGGCCCCTCAGGAGGTCAGGTGGCAAGGTCTCCAGCTGGTTGTCCCCCAGGTCAAGGGTGCGCAGGGCCCCAAGACTGGCCAGCAGTCCTGGGGGGAGCGTCTGGAGGCTGTTGGAGGACAGATCCAGGTGCTCCAGGCCTTTCAGGCCCAGGAGCCACGAGGCCTGCAGGGCCTCCAGCCGGTTAGCCTTCAGCACCAGGACGCGGAGCGCGGCAGAGGCCCGGAAGAGGCCGGGGGGCAGCTGGGTGAGGCTGTTGTGGGTGAGGTCCAGCACCTCCAGCCGCGGCACAGGAAGCAGCAGCGTGGCGGGCAGCTCCCGCAGCCGGTTGCTGGCCAGGTGTAACTCCCGGAGGCCCGCGGCGCCGCGCAGGGCGCTGGCCGGCAGCTGGGTCAGCGTGGAGAACTCCACCGCGAGGTGGACCGTGTCAGCCGGGAGGGGCGCGGGGAACCGGGCAGGCGAGAAGCAGGAGACGGTGCTGCCCCCGGGGGACGGCAAGGTCACACACGCTTTGGGGCTCGGCGTGACGCCCCGGGCCAGGGCCACCAACAGCAGCAGTAGGAACGGGGTTCTGGAAAGAGGGGGGTCAAGGCCGCCTGAGCTTAGGCAATCGCAGAGGGGCTGGTGAGCCACAGCGGAAACGCCCCGCTAGCAACAACACCGGGACCCTCCTGCGCCTCCCGCCACCTGGCCGGTGCCCTCGCCTGGCTCAGCAGGGCTAGGACGCGCAatcacttcctcctcctctcccggCCTCCTTCTTCGCCCCACCCCACAGCTGCCAGGAGGGACCCTGTTCCCGGGGGAATCCTCAGTCTGTGGCTTTGGGTTTCTGAGCTGACCCCTGCATCTGCCCTACCCCTAATGGGCTGTTAACTGTTCACGGTCCGACTTGCTAGTGTCTTCTGATCCAGCTTGTTTTCTGGGTCAGTTCTTGTCTCCCTAGTTGTGTGTTCTGATGGCAGAGCCAGTGAACTCCTATTCAACCTACAAAGCCCTGGATCCAGTGCCCCTTTTCCATGAAGTCTTCCCGCCCTTCCCTGCAGGGCAGGAGTGCCCACTCTAGCCTCTTCCTCACTCTGTCTATTTGTGACCAAATAGGGTTCGGTTGTCTTTGTTCTGCTCCTGAGAACAATTCAGGGCTCAGGTGCCAAGAGGGGATCCTGGACATGGAAGTGTGGCCTGCTTTGGGCAGGTCTGGGGATGGGGGTGGTTTCTACTTGGTACCATAACCCTGGGTGGCTTTGGGGgacttctcctcctccaggcttGGCCCGATTAGCAGACATCGCCTGGACAGCCTCCGGCCCCGGCCCCAGGTCTCTCCCACTACTTGCCCGACCTGAGGCCCTTGGGCTTTGAAGGTGTGTGCGGGTACAGGGTTGGTCTGTGCCAGCCGCTCGGCCCCCTGCGGCTTTCGGGCTGGGACGGCTGCCTGTCTCTACACAGCCTGGCCTTGGGCCCGCTGGGGTGCCCGGGGGACCTACCTCTGCATTTGCTGCCCACTCCAGGGGGACATGGTGGCTCTTCTCTGGTCGTCCTGGGTCTCTATGGCCTGAGGAAGTGGCATTATACCTGCTTGGACTGGGGCAGGGGACCCAGTCATGTGGAAGGCCCCACCCATCCTGTTCCCGTTAGTGCCAGGGCTGGGGGGGGGATTGCGAAACCGCTTCCGGGCAGCAGCGTCCGCCAGCCCTTCTCCCATCTCTGGCTTCTAAACCCAGTTTTTCTCCCCTGACTTTCTGTTTTTGTGGCACCCAAGAGTCACGCGAGCTGAGTCCCACTTCCCCCAGCCCAGGATTCCAAGGGTCAGGACTGCCAGGTGCCACCTGGGGGGGCACCACCTGGGGGGGCACCACCTGGAGGGGGCACCACCTGGGGGGCACCACCTGGAGGGGGCACCACCCTGGAGGGGCACCACCTGGAGGGGGCACCACCTGGAGGGGGCACCACCTGGGGGGCACCACCTGGAGGGGGCACCACCCTGGAGGGGCACCACCTGGAGGGGGCACCACCCTGGGGGGGCACCACCCTGGAGGGGCACCACCTGGGGGGCACCACCTGGAGGGGGCACCACCCTGGGGGGGCACCACCTGGAGGGCGTCACCacgtcctttttcttttttaaaatgaagtgggGGTTTTGTGGGGGTTTTGTGGTCATCAGGGAGGTCAGCAGTGTCAAATAACAATGGCTGGGGAGGAGCCTGGCTCTGGGGCAAGGCCCCGGCTGCAGGAGGGTGCAGGTTGGAGCAGTCTGTCTGTCCATGGGCAGGGGTGGTCTGTGCCAACCTGCAGGCCTGTTCCCCTGTGGCTTCATGAATAGGGAGGACCCAGGGTCCACCTGTCTCTGCACAGCCTGGTGTCCAGGCCTGCCCAGGGTGGAGGAGCAGGGACATACCTCTGCCCTCTCTGTCCCCGCCTGGAGCACACGCTGCCTCTTCGCCCCGGTTCTGGTTCTGAATGACAGCTCAGCGCAACACGGCTCCGCTCGATGCGCTTAGACCGTGCCCAGCTTCCCCGGGGCTGGGCCTCCCCCCCACGAAGCCAGACTCACCCTCCTCCCAGGGCTTTTTTAGCGATCTTGTTCCTCAGTGGAGACTGgcgtgctctgtgtgtgtgtgtgtgtgtgtgtgtgtgtgtgtgtgtggtgctggaagGAACCCAGGCCCTGAGCCCCTCCTTTCCACATTGATGCATCTGGGGGCTACACATTGACCTTGGGGAACTGCTTTGGCTGCGCTCCACGGCTCGGCCAGGCAGGGCCGCTTCCAGCCTTAAAACCAAGTTCCAAGTATGACGTGCCAGCACACCTGGACACTTCTTCCAGCCCCGACACTCGTGGGCTGAGTTCAGCTGTGAGGGTGACCTAGGAGTCTGTCCTAGTGGAACCCCTAGGTTCAGAGACGGACCCCTGGCTCACGGTGGCAGCCCCGGTTGAAAGGCAGGCTAGACACTCAGGAATACACGGACCAGAATGACACAAAGACAGCAGAGGCCCAGACAGAGCCAGAGACTCAGAGCCGGACACCCCGCACAGAGTGACAGGCCCACAGAGCTGCTGTCAGGAGCGGACccacagagacagacacacagggTCGATAGAGAGCAGCCGTGGAGGCTGCAGCAGGCTCTGCCCTGCTGGTCTCCCAAGGCCAGGGAACTGGCCTGTCCCTTCCCATCCTGTGCCCAGGGTCCAGCCCGCAGAGAGAGCTGCATGGAGAGCCATGGTGGCGTGGCCAAAGCCCTCTCCCAAAACCAGCAGGTCGCATCCCATCTTAAGATCCCCATAGCTCTGTGTCCCAATTAAAATTCACAAggccagggggaggggaaggggtctCG
This is a stretch of genomic DNA from Ictidomys tridecemlineatus isolate mIctTri1 chromosome 2, mIctTri1.hap1, whole genome shotgun sequence. It encodes these proteins:
- the Lrg1 gene encoding leucine-rich alpha-2-glycoprotein, producing the protein MGEGLADAAARKRFRNPPPSPGTNGNRMGGAFHMTGSPAPVQAGIMPLPQAIETQDDQRRATMSPWSGQQMQRTPFLLLLLVALARGVTPSPKACVTLPSPGGSTVSCFSPARFPAPLPADTVHLAVEFSTLTQLPASALRGAAGLRELHLASNRLRELPATLLLPVPRLEVLDLTHNSLTQLPPGLFRASAALRVLVLKANRLEALQASWLLGLKGLEHLDLSSNSLQTLPPGLLASLGALRTLDLGDNQLETLPPDLLRGPRRLERLHLEENRLQVLGERLLAQQPALRYLFLGDNRLTTVAAGAFHNLKELDMLDLSNNLLSSVPRGLWESLGMPSRDMGDGFDISGNPWVCDQNLDDLRRWLVANKHRMFSQNDTRCAGPDALRGRMLLEVSGSP